The Meriones unguiculatus strain TT.TT164.6M chromosome 14, Bangor_MerUng_6.1, whole genome shotgun sequence sequence aactttcctcttagcactgctttcattgtgtcccataagtttgggtatgttggtGGCACTAATGTCTAGTGCACATTATGACATCGTGTCTTTCCTTTTACTAGTACTTCATTAGATATGCCATAATTCTTTAGTAATTCCATGCTATGTACTATAAAATGGGACAGCAATAGGATGTGAAAAAAAGCAATTGAATTGATTTCTGGAGGAAGAGCAAAGAGAAGGCTGGAGTATATTGGGACATAAAGTTCTTTGCAAGACTATTACATATCAGAGAAATGGTCCCTGAACATTTCCCCCTAATCAGCATTCAGGGCAATGAAAAGGAAACAGCCTCTTCTGAGTACTTTACTTTGGAGCCACTCACAAATAACTCATAAGTGCTTTTGGTAATTAGCACCTGGAGAAAAATCAGAATTATTTGATCCCAAGGCCAGCATTGTCATGGAGACTCCAGATGAAATGAAGACTGTAGTTCTGAAGGGAAATGAGGTCACAGAGATGCAGACTTTTATTTCAGCATTGAGATGCTTTCAGTGCTGGCTATTAGAATGTTAAGAGCTACATACTGAATTTAAGGTTCCTGATAAAGCAGGAATTAAGCAAGCGTGAAGAACAGTTCCAGCAATAAGGTAGGGTTGGTAAGTGCTCAAATCTACAAAATGGATTCAGGAACACAAACTGATGTACAGCAAATTCTTTCAATGGAGAGAAAGACTTTCAGGCTGTGATGAGCacaaccgaaaaaaaaaaagcagtttactGAGCTTGTACAAAACCCTCACACAGCTAATATTCTGTACTGAAATCTTTGAGCCTGAATTTTGAAGGTTAAAAATCACATTGATATGTGATGTCAAATGTGATCAAGAATTATGATTGCCCCATTAATATTTTCctctaaacatattttaaataaatgtgctTATTTATGTAAACTTTGATGACTTTTTGTATAATTATCATAGCAGTTAGAATAATGGTTTCATGTTTATAATAAACATTATAATAGAACTATAAGAATCATCTAACCCTGGAGTGAAACATAATATGAACTGATTTTTAGAGTAAAGAACATTATGATTCACCACTACATTCATGAGTTAACCAAGAGCCGTGTCTGCCCTAAAAGTCAGATTTGATGACTGCTGAGTCTTCTTTCCCTCTTGAACTTGAGAACACAGTGTTGAAGGGAAGTTGACTCTCATTGTGAATCTTGCATAACACTGTTTTAGAACAAATTGGTTATgtcatttgttttaatttggtGTTATGAAAATGTTACTCTCATCATTGAGATATGTTTTCCAGTTTTGATTACTTGTGTGGAAACTGAAAACTTTGTGACATacaggcaaggaaacaaacatGAGCCTAAATTTATGGACCATATTCACCTTCAGttttataaaacataattttctaTATTATATTGATTCTCCGTGTATTCTCTTTATTGTTGCTTATATCTTTAATTTATCATTCATAATTTCATCAAGCCTAGACATTAGTACATATAAGTCTCAACCAGAAATTAGTGATTCTTCTTTTTTTGCGTGTGTGTCCGCATTCATGTGCCTGCTAAATTAGGAATATCTGTGTGTGATAATGGCACAATTTCTGCTGTTCCACATACaattttcatcctttttttttaaatagtgaaaGATTCTTTTCCTGGCATGGAGCTTTCTGTGTCATGTACGTGGCTAGTGAGTGATCTCTAGAATTGGAATCTTCTGGTCCATGTCTCCCCAGTGCGTGAGTACAAGTGTGCACCAACACAACCAGATATTTAACACAAACTCTAGAGACTGAACTCACATCCATATGCTCAGAATGCAAGCAGTTTACTGATTGAACTATCTCCCTGTCCCAGTGTTAATTTATATGACAAATATTTATAACATACtagttttttatgttttaaggGTTATTGTTAAACAGTTCATTCGACTGAAACCACTGTTTTGACATTGACATCCAATTCTGACAAGGGTAGTTTTTTAGCATTTGATAATAATTTTAGTGCTGCATTTTATATACTCACAGAAAGTTAAGATACAGTAGCAAATTCTGGATCAATTTATGCACAGACTGGGACTTGAAAATGTTTCTTAGCACGGTTGAGCAGAGATTTTTGACTTGGTATATGCAGCCCATAGGTGTTCACATTTCTCAAGTCTCCCCAGTACTCATAACTGTTAAAAATTTTGACAATCATTTACCAAACATCCTCTAAGACCTTTTCATGGCAAAAAGAATGAAATGCTCTCTCTGAAACCAAATATTtatgaaaatcatagaaaacacTCATAAAACCAAGATTACAAGCTCTGTTCACAGATTTTAAATTTAACTCCAGAAAGCATCTTTCCATGGGAAAGCTTTAAGTTAGCCCTTGTCAGTAGGAACATGTGATTTTGGTGCTGTGAAAAATGTTACCACACTTAGTGGTACTCTACAGAAATTTACATTCTCTGCAGACCCTAAAGACAAATTTCAGTCATTGGATCCTGTCAGAAAGACTCTAGTATTGGGAAAGAGAAATGGTCCAGGAATCTCAGTATAAAGATAGAATGCTGGATGATTTCTTCTTCTGTATATCAGCTCTTCCTTTTCTACCATAAGTAAGTTGGAGCAATTATATTTAGTTTTCAAACACAGGGTACATTTCACTACTAAATTACTGTCTTTCCAGTAGGAATTATTGTCTCCTGTTCCATGGACATTTTAGATGATACTTTTTCCATTGTTTGAAGATTATTTATTGTTCTGCAAGGTCAGGCATGCTAGCACTTTGTGTGTGTTCAGCAACTGCAGAGAAccagggaatccaagatggtgagTTACATTGCTGCCCAGGATGGTGGACTTCCAAGTGCACTCTGTATGATTGTATAATATAGTGACATGTCTTGTCCCTGTTTCTTTAATGGAGCCTGAAAGATCATGAAGTGTAAAATTCACAAGCAAAAATACAAAAGATTTAGTAaatacaaaattagaaaatatttagtAAATACCATGTAACCTTAAATCATTATTATAAAATCATCATTTATTTTCATGGGTGTTTCATGTTTGGCCTCCTGCTGTGGGTCTGTGGTTCCATGACAGCTACCTTAAAAAGATTCCAGTAGCCTTCATACAGAGACAAGATAACtttcttcaaaattattttttttcagtgaaaatttttaaatatttatttgtacatATTATTTTCACGTGAGAATCTGAAGAAAAAATGAATTAGCACTAACATTCAACATAACATCTAATTTGATATCTGAACCTCAGTGTCAGTAGGTTTTATGCTAGGTaatgaatattttattgtttatgcatagagaaatatatgtaaatttatataacattttcaatatttatatttaaacttTAGATAAGAAATGTATTGAGAATGGATTTATTTCCTAGTGCAAATGTAGACAGAACTCTCTTCTTTTCTGATATGAATACTTATCAAAGTTTATCCTAGAAATGTACAACTTAATGTTTTTTCCATTTGTAGTGACTACTCAATGCTTTACACATGGTAATAATGTTGATTCTAATGACTATTCTCAGAAAGATATTACTTTGCCaaaatatattatttgaggcAGGATCTGGCTATGTTGTGgacactggcttttttttttctttttttttttccttctttttaaccAAGTGGTTCTACCATAATGATATTCCAGCAACAAAATGTTGAATTCATCatttttctcagagaattaaTTGCTGGAGTATTTAAAGAATCGGTTGCTAAATGACAAAATGTGCTCAAGAACTTTGGCAATAGGAATATTGTTCTTATCACAAAGTATGGTTGGAATCCTGGGAAACACCTCTCTTCTTTCCCACTACCTAATTATTTACTGTAAGGAACATACATTGAAGCCTACAGATTTAATCCTCACACATCTGACAACAGCCAACTCCTTGATAATGGTCTCTAAAGGTGTGCCCCACACAATGGCAGCTTTTGGGATGAAACAATTCTTCAATGGTTTTATATGCAAACTTCTTTTGTATATCGAAAGACTTGGCAGAAGCATGTCTATGGGCTCTCTCTGCATCTTGAGTGTCTACCAAGCCATCAGCATCAGCCCAATAAGTTACTGCTGGAAGAAACTTAAAGTCAAACCTTCAAACAACATTGgtctctttatttccttttgctGGGTCCTGTATATTACCCTAAATTTTATATTCCCTGTGATTACGCATGTCACAAGgagtcacaaaaataaaacagaaaaaagacatGTTATATATTGCTCCACTATGGGAGGTGAAAAAATTGTAGGATCACTGTACACAGCATTATTTGTGTGCCCTGAAGTCTTGATTTCTGTGCTCATCATCTGGTCCAGTGGCTCCATGATTGCCTTTCTATACAGACACAAGCAGCACATTCAACACATCCGGAGCACCCGTGTTTACCTCAGAAGATCCCCTGAGTCTAGAGCCACCCAGAGCATCCTGATTCTGGTGTCTACTTTTGTAGCTTTTTATTCCCTATCCTCCATATTAcaaggttttgttgctgttttatatGAGCCTGGTTGGTGGTTGGTAAATATCACAGCTATCATTTCTATGTGTTTTCCTACTTTGGGTCCTTTGTTTGTGAGTCGTGACTTCCTTGTACTCAGATTCTGCTTATTCTGGATAAGTAATGTCAAAATCCAATAGCCGCTGGAAAGGTTTGTGGACTGTGTAGTTTTTGCACTTTATGTGTGTTTAGTTACTTTGGTCAATCAAGATGTCAGCATGAATATGATGAGGGAAGCCCCTTATCTAAGTTAAGGTATTTGGATTatctttttaaacttatttatttatttattcattttacatatgAATTGAAGTcccctcaggcctctcctctcagtcctaccctaTGTACCTCTTCCAGAACTTCATTTGCCTCCCCTACTCctaagaaaaggggagcctccccctACCAATCCACACCAGGACATCAAGCCACATCAAAGCTGAGCAAACCTTCTTTCCCTGCGGTTTGGCACGGCAGCACTGCAAGAGCTTAGTGAtcaaaaggcagacaacagagtccttgtcagataTAGTCCCCACTTTCTTATTAGGAGACATACATGAAACCCtagctgcccatcggctacattTATGTAGGATAGCAcggtccactccatgcatggtccttggttgctgcttcagtctccataagctCCTGTGAGtcctggttggttggctctgttggtcttcttatggagcttctgtcccttccaagtcCTTCTATCTTTAGCCCAATtgtccacaagactccctaaactttgctcaaagtttggctgtgacctcagcatctgttttgatctgctgcttagtggagcctctcagaaggcagctATACTAGGCTCCCATGTACAAGCTtatcagagtattgttaatagttccagaagttggctctctcccatgggctgGGTTTCAGGTTGGGACAAGCATTGATTGCatattcccttaatctctgttctgtctttatccATGCACGTCTTGTAGCCAGGCTAAATTTTGAGTCAGAGTTTTAGTGGGTGGGTTGGCGATTCCCTCCCACCACTAGACATCCTCTCTatttagagggtgtcctcttctgtcttcatgtcccctgctactaagagtctcagctGGTGTCACCCCAATGTCCTCCCAAAAAACCTTCtgtgtcataggtctccagcttgtcacagaactAAACCCCTTTATTTATACTCTAAGTGTCCTATTATTTTAGTCCATTTCTACTGAAGTGCTACAGGATAATTTTAATCTTTCAAAGATCATTACATGTTTATAACTGTCATctcaaattacatatatatatatatatatataatcttagaTAATACTACAAAGTGGTACTTGCCTCTCTCTAAATTATAGTAAGTTTAAACCTCTGGGCTAGGTTGTATTCTTGGTAGAAGCAATTCCTCTGTATCCCAGTGCAGATTTCTGTTGTCCAGACAGTTGGAACACTGTTATAGTAAGTAAATGTGCTTTGACTCTTTTCTCTTGGAACAAAAAAGCATGccatttttctattcttttataGCATCACAGGATTGACAGACTTTGGACAGTTAAAGGAACAATGAGTTTTTAAAGAGaactttaacttttaaaatgtttaactttTCAAAAACTGCTGGACTTTTAAAAGTTGGAAGCTTTAAATTGTGATATTGATATCAATAGAAGATGTTGGAAAGGAATgtgaaaataaagttttttgCTTTAATATCACTGTGACTGAGTGTCATGTTGATGTGGACCTaaatgtgttgttttgttttcttttctttgttaaatttttccttcacaatttattcattatatgtcccaATTAAAACCCCCACCCTCAATTTCCTCAGTCCCACACTCCCAACCTCGTTCCCTCATcccattcccctagtccactgaaagaagaTCTCCACTCTTTCCATGtgcccatagcttattaagtctcaagaggactgcttggatcctcttcctccatggcctggcaagtctgcatcatcaggggtgagtgatcagagggAAGTCAACTGatttcatgatagaggcagcccctgatcctctcactcagagattcacatggagactaagctgctaatcagccacatctgagcagaaggtcCTCTGTGGGtggatcagtctctgcaggaaccccagGATTCAGAACTtctacttttgtggttctccttttggggttcctgttccctccatatccctctaatcccacccttctcttcctccataagacttcctctgctctgcccaaagttttccctgagtctcagcatctgcttcaatcccctcttgggtgaatcctttcagaagaccctctatagtagactcccatcctgtttcctctatttcctgcttctgctgtctatcctatTTGCAATTGTGAATAAGATTTAGCCTcctccctaggttcctccttggTGTTTGGCTtattaggtctgtagatggctgttctatattatatggctaatatccacttattagtgagtatattccatggctgtctttctatttctcggTTACGcaatcaggatgatctcttctagttccatccatttgcttgcaaattgcatgatttccttgtttttaatagctgagtggtattccgttgtgtaaaggtaccacaatttctttatccattcctctgttgagggacatctaggttgtttccagattctggctattacaaataaagctaataggagcatagttgagcaaatgtccttattgaatagtgCAGCAACATTGGGAACATGCCCAGGAATGGGATAGCTAGATGTTGAGGgagtactattcccaattttctgggaaagctccagattgatttccaaagtggctgtacaagtttgtactcccaccagcaacgaaggagggttcccctttctccacatcctctccagcatgtgttgtcacttgagtttttgatcttagccattctgataggtgtcagATGGAAtcacagagttgttttgatttgcattttgttgatgactaaggatgtagagcatttctttaagggttcctctgccattctatatttctctggtgagaattctctgcttagctctgtactccatttttaaagtggattatttggtttgttggtatctaatttcttcagttctttatatattctggatattagccctctgtcagatgtagggttggtgaagatcttttcccagtggcAGGCTGTAATTTTGCTCTGCTGACAATGTGCTTTgtgttacagaagcttttcagtttcacaaggtccacTTTATTAATtgtggatcttagagcctgagctgttggtcaAGTTGATATGATGCCAATTGTGGGTTTGGTTTTGGGGTGTTTTTTTGCCTTGGTTTCGTTAGCTTTACACAAGATAGAGTCATCTTGGAAGTGGAAGCATAAACTGAGGAAATGATATCAGCACTTATTTTTGATTGATGGTTGCTGTGGAATGACACAGTATAATGTAGCCAGTGGCATCCCTGAGCAGTTGATCCTGAGGAGTATAGAAAAGCAGACTAAGTAAAGCAGTGAGAACAAGCTGGTAATCAACAAATATTGACCATGGTCTTTGCTTCAGTTCTTAGGTACAGGTTCCTGATTTGAGATTATTTGTTGACTTTCTTTCAAACTGACAATGTTTGCAGCAAAACTGTAACAGAATATAAGTACTATGCACTATTTTATTCTTCCCAGGCCTAGGTTTGGAGCTTGTTTATAAGATATTAGGCAACTCTACTGGACAAGTCCCTGGAAGTCACAACCTCAGCTT is a genomic window containing:
- the LOC110543388 gene encoding vomeronasal type-1 receptor 4-like, whose translation is MCSRTLAIGILFLSQSMVGILGNTSLLSHYLIIYCKEHTLKPTDLILTHLTTANSLIMVSKGVPHTMAAFGMKQFFNGFICKLLLYIERLGRSMSMGSLCILSVYQAISISPISYCWKKLKVKPSNNIGLFISFCWVLYITLNFIFPVITHVTRSHKNKTEKRHVIYCSTMGGEKIVGSLYTALFVCPEVLISVLIIWSSGSMIAFLYRHKQHIQHIRSTRVYLRRSPESRATQSILILVSTFVAFYSLSSILQGFVAVLYEPGWWLVNITAIISMCFPTLGPLFVSRDFLVLRFCLFWISNVKIQ